One genomic region from Tigriopus californicus strain San Diego chromosome 4, Tcal_SD_v2.1, whole genome shotgun sequence encodes:
- the LOC131879061 gene encoding sodium-dependent glucose transporter 1A-like isoform X1: MTQILGSSCLNRSRDGTHRENKPILDNGDENNSSPTVDQTLFDSQDVCVRITKTFLLNIAFLALGVCEAIRGPTLLDLQDLYKTNLETISFLFLIECIGSLLASFLIGLFMTNYPHLNNLFVFGGLVSLGLVTALVPFAGDLPNLFILLFFVGFLIAAVHTGGNVLCLDIWSGFDSGPHIHSIHFCYSFGAFFAPILASPFLSKRIQTDELPPSGHFDHLLRQFHPHLITTTEITKLYPIIGIGTFLVSFGFLHYGIEDLKRRKSVLKTATDLDSNSDEYEKPQEQKATPFLTQLLVALFSLFLFLYVGMEYCFGTYLTTFAYESRLNLTRIQGANLTAIFWGAFSFMRFLAIFAAFYISPLVVLAFSFVICFFGTFTLIFIAEQSYEALALGTGVLGFGMGTIFATGLSWLEKYININNGAGTILVVAGTLGPDMFPVLLGQFLEKSPMVLIYTQFGVIVACIILFIGSYCITKRLK; this comes from the exons ATGACTCAGATCCTGGGATCAAGCTGTCTAAACCGCTCAAGGGATGGGACCCATAGGGAAAACAAACCAATCTTGGACAATGGTGATGAGAACAATTCAAGCCCCACGGTGGATCAAACTTTGTTTGACAGTCAAGACGTTTGTGTGAGGATCACCAAGACATTTCTCCTCAATATAGCCTTCCTGGCTTTG GGTGTTTGTGAAGCCATCCGTGGCCCGACCTTGCTGGATCTCCAGGATCTCTACAAGACCAACCTTGAGACCatttcattcttgtttttaatCGAATGCATTGGCTCTTTATTGGCCTCATTCTTGA TTGGCTTATTCATGACGAACTATCCTCATCTGAATAATCTGTTTGTGTTCGGTGGATTGGTTTCACTAGGTCTAGTGACTGCATTAGTCCCTTTTGCGGGCGATTTGCCGAACCTTTTCATCCTGCTCTTCTTCGTGGGATTTCTCATTGCTGCAGTTCATACAG gcGGCAATGTCCTATGCTTGGACATTTGGTCTGGATTTGATAGTGGTCCCCACATACACTCCATCCACTTCTGTTACTCTTTTGGAGCCTTCTTCGCTCCAATCCTGGCTTCCCCATTCCTCAGTAAACGGATCCAAACCGACGAATTGCCCCCTTCCGGCCATTTTGATCACTTGCTTCGCCAATTTCATCCACACCTGATCACTACCACAGAGATCACCAAACTATACCCAATCATAGGGATTGGAACGTTTTTGGTGTCCTTTGGCTTTCTTCATTACGGAATCGAAGATTTAAAGAGACGGAAATCCGTGTTGAAAACAGCGACTGATTTGGATTCAAACTCCGATGAATATGAAAAACCGCAGGAACAAAAGGCTACGCCATTTCTGACCCAATTGTTGGTGGCCTTATTCAGCCTTTTCCTGTTCCTTTATGTTGGCATGGAATATTGTTTTGGGACCTATCTCACAACATTCGCCTATGAATCCAGACTTAATCTAACTCGAATTCAAGGAGCCAATTTAACCGCCATCTTTTGGGGAGCGTTTTCGTTCATGCGATTCCTAGCCATCTTTGCAGCCTTTTACATCTCACCCTTAGTGGTCTTGGCCTTCAGTTTCGTGATATGCTTCTTTGGCACCTTTACTTTGATATTTATTGCCGAGCAATCTTATGAGGCCTTGGCACTTGGAACCGGGGTCTTGGGATTTGGCATGGGAACAATCTTTGCCACTGGTCTCTCCTGGTTGGAAAAGTACATCAATATCAACAATGGAGCTGGCACGATCCTAGTTGTGGCGGGAACGCTTGGTCCAGATATGTTTCCTGTGCTGCTTGGCCAATTCCTGGAGAAGTCTCCAATGGTTCTGATCTACACCCAATTCGGCGTGATTGTGGCATGTATCATCTTATTCATTGGCTCTTACTGTATTACCAAAAGGttgaagtaa
- the LOC131879061 gene encoding sodium-dependent glucose transporter 1C-like isoform X2, giving the protein MHWLFIGLILEYALMDWQRAIQVGLFMTNYPHLNNLFVFGGLVSLGLVTALVPFAGDLPNLFILLFFVGFLIAAVHTGGNVLCLDIWSGFDSGPHIHSIHFCYSFGAFFAPILASPFLSKRIQTDELPPSGHFDHLLRQFHPHLITTTEITKLYPIIGIGTFLVSFGFLHYGIEDLKRRKSVLKTATDLDSNSDEYEKPQEQKATPFLTQLLVALFSLFLFLYVGMEYCFGTYLTTFAYESRLNLTRIQGANLTAIFWGAFSFMRFLAIFAAFYISPLVVLAFSFVICFFGTFTLIFIAEQSYEALALGTGVLGFGMGTIFATGLSWLEKYININNGAGTILVVAGTLGPDMFPVLLGQFLEKSPMVLIYTQFGVIVACIILFIGSYCITKRLK; this is encoded by the exons ATGCATTGGCTCTTTATTGGCCTCATTCTTGAGTACGCTTTGATGGATTGGCAACGCGCCATCCA AGTTGGCTTATTCATGACGAACTATCCTCATCTGAATAATCTGTTTGTGTTCGGTGGATTGGTTTCACTAGGTCTAGTGACTGCATTAGTCCCTTTTGCGGGCGATTTGCCGAACCTTTTCATCCTGCTCTTCTTCGTGGGATTTCTCATTGCTGCAGTTCATACAG gcGGCAATGTCCTATGCTTGGACATTTGGTCTGGATTTGATAGTGGTCCCCACATACACTCCATCCACTTCTGTTACTCTTTTGGAGCCTTCTTCGCTCCAATCCTGGCTTCCCCATTCCTCAGTAAACGGATCCAAACCGACGAATTGCCCCCTTCCGGCCATTTTGATCACTTGCTTCGCCAATTTCATCCACACCTGATCACTACCACAGAGATCACCAAACTATACCCAATCATAGGGATTGGAACGTTTTTGGTGTCCTTTGGCTTTCTTCATTACGGAATCGAAGATTTAAAGAGACGGAAATCCGTGTTGAAAACAGCGACTGATTTGGATTCAAACTCCGATGAATATGAAAAACCGCAGGAACAAAAGGCTACGCCATTTCTGACCCAATTGTTGGTGGCCTTATTCAGCCTTTTCCTGTTCCTTTATGTTGGCATGGAATATTGTTTTGGGACCTATCTCACAACATTCGCCTATGAATCCAGACTTAATCTAACTCGAATTCAAGGAGCCAATTTAACCGCCATCTTTTGGGGAGCGTTTTCGTTCATGCGATTCCTAGCCATCTTTGCAGCCTTTTACATCTCACCCTTAGTGGTCTTGGCCTTCAGTTTCGTGATATGCTTCTTTGGCACCTTTACTTTGATATTTATTGCCGAGCAATCTTATGAGGCCTTGGCACTTGGAACCGGGGTCTTGGGATTTGGCATGGGAACAATCTTTGCCACTGGTCTCTCCTGGTTGGAAAAGTACATCAATATCAACAATGGAGCTGGCACGATCCTAGTTGTGGCGGGAACGCTTGGTCCAGATATGTTTCCTGTGCTGCTTGGCCAATTCCTGGAGAAGTCTCCAATGGTTCTGATCTACACCCAATTCGGCGTGATTGTGGCATGTATCATCTTATTCATTGGCTCTTACTGTATTACCAAAAGGttgaagtaa
- the LOC131879063 gene encoding intraflagellar transport protein 20 homolog, translated as MEDLETKGLFIDDLQKLRVLDPELMEQTESLKDECGGFVAQIGHFQKMTDGFIAISDEVSKEVEKEKLASLGARNQLKSITKAREQEQQQLHSLVMEKKLELERLRIQYESLIKVQAEQEEFIDQLILQQ; from the exons ATGGAGGATCTCGAAACCAAGGGTCTGTTTATTGATGATCTTCAAAAACTCCGGGTCTTGGATCCGGAGCTCATGGAGCAAACGGAGAGCTTAAAAGACGAATGTGGAGGTTTTgtggctcaaattggccattttcagaAGATGACCGATGGTTTCATCGCCATTTCAGACGAG GTATCCAAAGAGGTCGAGAAAGAAAAGTTGGCATCACTGGGCGCTCGCAACCAGCTGAAGTCCATAACAAAGGCCAGAGAGCAAGAACAGCAGCAGTTGCATTCGTTGGttatggaaaagaaattggaattggaaaggCTCAGGATCCAATATGAATCATTGATTAAGGTTCAGGCTGAACAAGAGGAATTCATTGACCAACTGATCCTTCAGCAATAA